Part of the Micromonospora rhizosphaerae genome is shown below.
GTGGTCTACGCCGAGGTCCGGTTCGCCCCGGAGCAGCACCTGGAACGCGACCTGACCCTGGACGAGGTGGTCGAGGCGGTCGTCGCCGGCTTCGTGGAGGGGAGCGCGCTGGCCGCCGAGGCGGGCACCCCGATCCGGGTCGGCACCCTGCTCACCGCCATGCGGCACGCCGCCCGTTCACAGGAGATCGCCGAGCTGGCCGTCCGGCACCGGGACGCCGGGGTGGTCGGCTTCGACATCGCCGGTGCCGAGGCCGGCTTCCCGCCCACCCGGCACCTGGACGCCTTCGAGTATCTGCAGCGGGAGAACTTCCACTTCACCATCCACGCCGGGGAGGCGTTCGGGCTGCCCTCGATCTGGCAGGCCATTCAGTGGTGCGGCGCGGACCGGCTCGGCCACGGGGTCCGGATCGTCGACGACATCACGCCCGGCCCGCCGCCGGTGCTCGGCCGGCTGGCCGCGTACGTCCGGGACAAGCGGATCCCGCTGGAGCTCTGCCCCTCCTCGAACGTGCAGACCGGCGCGGCCGCGTCGATCGCCGAACACCCGATCGGGCTGCTGCGCGACCTGCGCTTCCGGGTGACGGTGAACACCGACAACCGGCTGATGAGCGGTACCTCGATGTCCCGGGAGATGGCGCTGCTTGTGGAGGCCTTCGGCTACGGCTGGAAGGAACTCCAGTGGTTCACGATCAACGCGATGAAGAGCGCTTTCATCCCGTTCGACGAGCGCTTGGCGATCATCGACGAGGTGATCAAGCCGGCGTACGCGAAGCTGGTCGGCTGATCACCGTTGCTGCTGCGGGTGGCCGGCGAGCAAAGCCGCCACCCGGCGCAGCACCTCCCGGGCCCGGGCCGCCTCGGCGCCCAGCCCGGTCTGCCGGCGCAGCACCGCCGGCTCCGCCAGCAGCAGCGTGAGCCCGCGCCGGATCAGCACCCTGGGTGCCTTGCGCTGCTCGGCGAGGTCCCGGGCGAGTCGACGGAGGAAGGTCGCCCCCCGCGGCCGGCGCAGCGCGTACGCCCCGGCGAGGAGCCCCCGTCGGCGGCACTCCTCGACGATCTCGGCGGCGAAAATCCCTTCGGCGACGAAAAGTGGCGATCCGGCCAGATCGAATGGCCGGCTGGCCACCCGGCGGTCCGCGCCGATCGCATAAACCGGCACATCGGCCTTGCCGTGCCGGGCGAGTCGGGTAATCGTTGCCACCGCCGTTTCGGCATCCCAGGACTGGGGTGACTCCCAGTCCACCTCTCCGTTGCGACGTGGCAACGTAGGGTCGTCGCCGTCCTTGTAGAAGTCGTCGAGGCAGAGGACAGGGAGTCCGGTTCGCTGCGCGATATACGACTTTCCGGAGCCGGAAGGGCCAGCGAGCAGGACGACGTGGTGACGGTGTTCCATTACTTTGGGTGACTCCGGACAGACGGATTGCTATCAAATTGCATCAACATCTCATCACACCTTGGGCAAGGCAGAACCTGGGCTTTCTCTTTGCGGAGCGGCGTGATGGAATCTCGGAGGTCCGACCCGTCCGGGTCGGTCGCTCGGCGTTGCCCAGCGCAACGCGCGGACGCTGTGATGCGAGGACGGTGACGTGAGCAAACGGCCAAAGACGGCGGGCTCCTCCCTGTCGTGGCTGCGCCGGCCAGCCAGCCGGCTCCGCGACATGCCGATCTGGTCCAAGCTCGGTCTGATCATGATCGTGCCGACCATCGCCACGGTCGTGGTGGGCAGCACCGGCCTGGTCGACCATTTGCAGACACTCAACAATGCCAACCGGGCCGGCAACCTGGCCAACCTGATCGGCTACTCCGGTGACCTGGTCGACCGGCTGCAGGACGAGCGGACCGCCGCCGTGCTGCTGCTGAGTGCCGACACCTCGCAGGTCAAGAAGCGGTACACCGAGGCGTACGACCAGGTGAACCAGGAGGCCGACAAGGCCAAGGATCGGTACCTGCAGCAGCGCGTCGAGCTGGACAACCTGCCCGCCACGCTGCAGAAACTCCTCGACGGGATCGACCAGAACCTCACCGACCTGCCCGGCACCCGCAGTCAGGTCTTCAACGGCAAGATCGCGACCAGCAGGGCGACCGACGTGTACGAGGGCCTGATCAGCGACCTGCTGGCGGTCCGCGACTCGAGCACCCAGCTCGCTGGCGACAGCGACCTGAGTGACCGGATGCGCGCCGCCGCCGCCATCGCCCGCACCAAGGAGTTCCTCTCCGAGCGCCGGGTGGTCGTGCACCGCGCATTTGATTTCGGCCAGCTCAGCCCGAGCCTGCGCCAGGACTACATCGCCAGCGTCACCGCCGAGCAGCAGGCGCAGGAGGCCTTCACCGCCATCGCCAATCGGTCCGAGGCCGAGTTCTACCAGCAGACTGTCGCCGGGGGCGACCTGCGCGAGGTGTTGTCCTACCAGGGCCAGATCAACAGCAACGAGACCGGGGAGCTGACGACCCTCTCGTTCGGGCCGGACCAGTGGGACACCGCGATGGTCGGCAACGCCAAGCTGATCCGTACCGTCGAGTCGAAGCTCGACGGCGACGTGGTCAAGCAGGCCGACAAGCTGCGGTCGAACGTGCAGCGGCAGGTCTTCCTGGAGACCGGCCTGCTGCTCAGCATGCTGCTGCTGGCGATCCTCTTCGCCTACCTGGTCGCCCGGTCGATGGCCCGCTCGCTGCGTGATCTGCGGCAGGGCGCCCTCTCCGTGGCCCAGTACGGCCTGCCGCAGGCGGTGGCCCGGCTCCGCGACCCGCAGGTCACCGGGCAGCTCTCCCCGGTGCAGCTGGCCAACCAGATCGCCGAGCCGCTGCCGGTCCGGAGCAAGGACGAGTTCGGCCAGGTGACCGAGGCGTTCAACGCGGTCCACCTGGAGGCGGTCCGCACCGCCGCCGAGCAGGCCGCGCTCCGGGCGTCCGTCGCGACGATGTTCGTCAACCTGGCCCGCCGCTCGCAGATCCTGGTCGACCGGCTGATCGGTCACCTCGACCGGCTCGAGCGCGGCGAGGAGGACCCCGACCGGCTGGCCGAGCTGTTCCAGCTCGACCACCTCGCCACCCGGATGCGCCGCAACGACGAGAACCTCCTGGTCCTCGCCGGCGCGGACTCCACCCGCGTGCAGCGCGAGCCGGCCGCCCTGATCGACGTGCTGCGCGCCGCTCAGTCCGAGGTCGAGCACTACACCCGGATCGAGTTCGGCGTCATCGACCGGGACATCGAGGTCGCCGCGCACGCGGTCAACGACCTGGTGCACCTCGTCGCCGAGCTGTTCGACAACGCCACCGCCTTCTCCCCGCCGGACTCGCACGTCACCGTGGAGGCCCGCCGGGTTGGCGACCGTGCCTCGCTCTACGTGGAGGACCGGGGTATCGGCATCAGCGGCGAGCAGCTGCGCGAGCTCAACGAGCGGCTGGCCACGCCCCCGCAGGTGGACGTGGCGGTCTCCCGGATGATGGGCCTGGTCGTGGTCGCCCGGCTGGCCGCCCGGCACGGCGTCAAGGCCGAGCTGCGGCCCGGCGCCGACCGGGGCACCGTTGCCGACGTCACGTTGCCCCCCTCGGTCCTGGTGCCGCGCGCCCTCGCCGGTCGGGTACAGCAGGCGCCGGCCCTCCCGGCGGCGACCACCGGCCAGCAGCACGCGGGCCCGGCGCCCGCCTTCGGCGCCCTGGCGGCCCTGGGCCAGGGTCCGGCCACCCCGCCGGCCCCGCGTCCCGGCGAGTCCGGCAACCAGGTGACCCTCGGCGGTCGCCCCTTCGACCCGGAGCCGCGCAACGGCGCCGGGACCCCGGCCTCGGCCGGCACGATGCGCTCGATGCCCGCCTGGTCGGACCTCACCGGTGCCAGCGGGGTCAACGGCGGCGACTCGTTCACGCCCCGGAGCTCCAACGGCCAGCCGATCGACCCGCTGCCGCAGCGCCGCGCCCCCGGCGTCGGCGACCCGGCCAGCACCGGCCAGCAGCCACCCGTCCCGCGGCAGCTTCCGAGCAGCCCGGAGGCGCGTCCCTACAACCCGCCGCCGATGTCGGCCCCGCCACTGCCGCCGGTCTCCGGCGTCCCGGTGTCCTCGTCGCCGGTGTCCGGCTATCCGGTATCGGCCGCGCCGATCTCGGGTCATCCGATGTCGGCCGCGCCCGCTCCGGGCCAGCCGGTCTCCGCACCGCCTACCGGCCAGACGCCGCCGTATCCGGCTCCACCGGCCCCCGCGCCGAGCGCCGGCGCGCCGCCGGTCTGGCCGCCGGTCGCCGCGCCAGACCGGGAAGCGGCTACCCCGCCGGTGCCGGAGCGGTTCGCCGCCGCCCTGGACATGACCAGCGAGCTCCCGCGGGTCGCGCGCACGGACACCCCGGCCGCTACGCCGCCGGCCGTCAGCCGGCCGCCGGCCGCAGCCGCCACGCCGCCGGCCGGCAGCCGGCCGCCGGCGCCGGCCGCGAACCGGCCGCCGCAGCAGGCCGCGAACCGCCAGCGGTACGCGGACGAGACGATGGAGCTGCCGATCTTCCGGGAGCTCGAGTCGGCCTGGTTCCGCACCCGTCGGCCGGGTCCGGAGGAGGCGGCCGCCACGCAGGCCGGGGCGGCGAGCGGTGCCGCGACCCAGCAGTTCGCCAGGGTTGACGCCGCCGGTCGGGCCGTCCAGCAGACACCACCCGGGACGACAGGTAACGCACCGATGGCACACACTCCGACGGCCGGCGGAGCGCCGCGCGACAACGGGCCGACGACGAACGGGGGCGGCCACCCCGGCTACGCCGAGGCTCTGCCCAACCGGCGGCCTACCCAGCAGCCGACCGGCGGCTGGCAGACCGCGGCCGACGACGGCTGGCGCGCCGCGTCCGCCGCCACAGAGGTCCCGGTGGCGGAGACCACCCAGAAGGGGCTGCCCAAGCGGACGCCGATGGCGCAGCTGGTTCCCGGCGGCGTGGAGAAGCCGACCACCTCGGTACAGCGGCGTACGCCGGAGGCGGTGCGGGGCCTGCTCTCGGCCTACCATCGGGGCGTGCAGCGGGGGCGTAACCAACCGACCGACAGCAACTCGACCGGCTCGGAGGCGACTCCGGGCGGGCAGCAGTCCTCGCAGTCTGGCTCAGGCCCGGTGGCCGGGAGCGGGCAGAAGGAGCAACAAGGATGACTACTACGCAGGATCTCGGTTGGCTGCTGGCCAACTTCGCCGACCGGGTGCCCGGTGTCGCGCACGCGGTCGCCGTCTCGGCGGACGGCCTGCTCCTCGCGTCGTCTCGTGACCTTCCGCGGGACCGGGCCGACCAGCTGGCCGCGATCTCGTCCGGTCTGGTCAGCCTGACCCAGGGTGCGGCCCGCTGCTTCGAGGGCGGAGCGGTGCTGCAGACGGTCGTCGAGATGGACAATGGATTCCTGTTCCTGATGTCCATCTCGGACGGCTCGTCGTTCGCGGTCCTGGCCGCGCGCAGCTGCGACGTCGGCCAGGTCGGTTACGAGATGGCCCTGCTCGTCGACCGGGTGGGCGAGGCACTGACCCCGCAGCCGCGGACGGCTGTCGGGATGATGGGCTGATCGACGCGCTGGCCGGTGGGTCAGGAGCGGCAACAACAACAACGACGGGTTCCGCCGGGGCGAGCCGGTGCCGGGTACGAAGGAGGTGAGCGGCGACATGGCCGATCGTGACGAGCCGACCGGCGCGTTGGTCCGTCCATACGCCGTTACCCGTGGTCGTACCCGTCCCCGACTCGAAATCGCCCTGGAGGCGCTCGTCGAGACGACGGTGCGCGGTCGGGCCGCTGCCAATGGCAATGGCGGCCAAGGCCGGGAGCACCAGTACATCGCCGCGCTATGCGACGGGCGCGTGCAGTCGCTCGCCGAGATCGCGGCGCGGATGCAGCTTCCGCTCGGCGTGGCCCGGGTGCTCATCGCCGACATGGCGACGGACGGCCTGGTCGCGGTCCACGAGCCGACCATTTTGGACGACTCGGACGACGCGGTGGGCACTGAACTGCTGGAGAGGGTGCTGAGTGGACTTCGCAGGCTCTGACATGTCGCACCGGCCGCCGACCCCGAGCGGGCGCGTGACGTCGGCGAAGATCGTTATCGCCGGTGGATTCGGCGTCGGGAAGACGACGCTGGTCGGCTCGGTCTCGGAGATCACGCCGCTGACGACTGAGGCCATCATGACCTCCGCCGGCGTGGGCGTCGACGACAACCGGCAGGTGCCGGGCAAGACGACCACCACGGTGGCGATGGACTTCGGCCGTATCACCATCGACCGCGACCTGATCCTGTACCTGTTCGGTACGCCGGGTCAGACCCGGTTCTGGTTCATGTGGGACGAGTTGGTCCGTGGTGCCATCGGCGCCATCGTGCTGGTCGACACGCGCCGGCTGGCCGACTGCTTCGCCGCGATCGACTTCTTCGAGCACCGGCGGCTGCCGTACCTGGTGGCCATCAACTGCTTCGACGGCATGCAGTACCACGATCCGCAGGACGTCCGGGACGCGCTGGCGATCTCCAGCGACGTCCCCGTGGTGGCCTGCGACGCCCGGAACCGGGAGTCGACGAAGCACGTGCTGATCTCGCTGGTCGAGTACGTGCTCACGATGCGTCGCTCCCGGGCGGTCGCGCCCGCCTGATCGGCGCCGCCCGCGCCCGGTGACAGCCTCGGCCGTCACCGGGCGCTTCTCGCTGTCCAGCCCCGGCGTGGACGCACCGCCGTCGCTCCGTCCGCCGTGGCGACCACGCTGGACCGACCGGGGTGGACGGTCAGGAGTACAGGGTCCAGCTGCCGTTGGGTCGTGGCCGTGCTGCCGGTCCTGGCGTTTCCGGCGCGTCGTCCGGGTGGTGGCCCTACCCGCAGGCGCTGAGCAGCAGGGTGCTCGTCGCCGCGGCGAGGACAACCCGACGGCTCAGCACGGAGGAATCGATCGCCGGTCGCCATCAGGAGTCGCCTTCCCACCCCGGCGACGCCCGCCGCCGGCTGTACCGCCGGAAGGTCTCCGGCCGCCACGACCCGGCGTCAAGTTATCCGGGTGTGGGCAGGAACACGCAGCTGGAAGGCGTCTCCGCGACGGTCAGGAACGGTAGCCGGCGGAGCGGTACTCGTACTCCCGGTCGTCGTCCCGATCGCCGGTGTCGCGGCTGAAGTCCCAGCCGCCGGCCGACTCCCGGCCGGGGCGGCCGCCGACCGCGAACCCACCGATCTCCTGACCCCGGCGCCAGCCGCGGAAGTAGCCGGTGGTGTTCTCGGCGATGCTGGCCGCGTTCCGGACGATCCGCAGTGGACGCTCTTCGCGCAGCGGCGAACCGGGGACCAGGTTGGCCTGGGGGACCCGCTTCGGCAGACCCGCCGACGTCGCCTCGCCCACCGACGGGCGGGCGGCCTGCTCGGCGGCCTGCCAGCCGGTGTCCGCGGTGGTCGACCAGTCCAGGTCGGAGTCGTCGTGCCCGATGAACCAGGCGGATTTGGCCGCGGCGAAGATGAGCAGGTCGCCATCGCCCTCGTCGGAGACGGGCGGCGGCCGGTGCTCCTTCGGCGCGGGTCGGCGCTCCGCCGGCATCGGGAGTTCGGCGCGGGACACCGGCCGGCCGTTGCGGGGGGCCTCCTCCCGCTCGACCAGCCGCAACGGCGGCGTGTCCAGGCCGGGGTCGGTCGGCGGGTTCAGATTGTCCCGCAGCGCCCGGTCGGCCAGCGGCGGTGGCTCGACGAGCCGCAGCATCGGCGGCTCCTGGGGCAGGTCGTCGGCGAGCCACGGTGGAGTGACCCGACCCGCGCCCGGATCGGTCGGCGCGTCGACCTTTCGCCCGCCCCGGTCACCGTACGGGTAGGCGGGCGGAGCGTCGGCCGGGCTGTCGGCGAGGTCGTCGCTGTTGTTGACCAGCGGCCAGTTGGCCCGGGATCCCGGGGGGGCGGACTGCTGGCCGGGGCGCGGCGCCGGCACCGGGATGCTCAGGTCGGTCGCGCTGAAGCCTCCGGTGGGCGGCGCCTTCTCGGTGGTGGTCTTGGGCCGTGGCGGAATGATGCTCCGCTGCCGCTCGGCACGGGCGCTGTTGATGGCCGCCGTGGTCAGCGTGGGCCGGAACGGCTCGCCGGCCTCGGCCGGTGGCACCGTGCCCCGCTGCGCCGGGGCGATCGGGGTGATCCCGGGCGGCGGCGGAGGCGGCGCGGAGACCGGACGGTTGCTGGGCGGGGTGATCGGCTCGCCCCGCGAGGGCGGCGCGGAGATGGGCCTGCCGTTCGCGGCGGCCGGGGTGACCGGCGCCGGGGCGACCGGCGGCGGCGCGACGGGGGCCGGGGCGACCGGTGGCGGACCGAGCGGCCGGGGCGGGAGCGGCGCGGGCCCGCCGGAGACGGGCTCCGGACGACCGCGGCGGCCCACCGGCTCGGGCTCCGCCGAGCGGACCGCCCGCAGCCCGGCACCGCTGCTGTTCGGGCCGGGCAGCTCGCCGACCGGTTCGCCGCGCCGGGCGGCGGCCCGGCGACCAGGGGCCGGGGTGCTGGCCCGGGCGGTGAGCGCGTTGACCAGCGAGTCGCAACCGGCGTCGCAGGCCCGGACGGAGGCGACCGCCTGCCGGACGGTCTCCGCCACGGCGGAGGTGAGTGCCTGGTTGACCGCCGCCCGCAGCGGCGTCTCGGAGATGGCGACCCGCAGGGCGGTCACCGCGTCGTTGATCTCGTCGGCGCCGGCGACCCCCTCGGCGGCGAGGCGCGCGGCGACGGTGTCCGCGGCGGCCGGGACCCCCCGGCCCCGACCGTTGCCGCCGCTGAGCATGCCGGGCTCCGGCAACGCGTCGAGCACGGCCAGCGAGACCGGCTCGGCCGGGTCCGGGTAGGCCCGCAGAGCGGCCGGGTAGAGCTCGCGGAGCACCTCGCGCAGCGCCACCGCGGCGGAGTGGCGCCCGCTGGCCAGCGCGGCGTGCGCGGCGAGGACCTGCTTGTAGCCGGCCAGGTTGCGGGGGGCCGGGAGGGTGACCGCGGAGAGCGCGCCGGCCTGGAGGGCTCGGGCCAGCCCGACCGCCCGGCGCTCGGCCGGCGGGGACTGCATCTCCTCCAGCGAGTCGTCGTCGGCGAAGCGCTCCGCGAAGTCGTCGACCGAGTCGTCGTCCGCGATCGCCAGCGGACGGCCCGCGGCGCTGAGCAGTGAGGTGACCGTGTGGTCGTCGCTGTCGGCGGCGATCGCCGCACCGCTCGGCCCGCCCGACCGCTCCACGAGCAGCGCGACCAGCTGGGCATAGCCAGCCGGGTCGTCGCCGACCTCGCAGACATGCAGCAGACGGCCTGCGTCGTCAACCACAGCGGACGTCAGCGTCGAACCGGCCGAAGCCGGTCGGTCGGCCGGATCCGCCGAGGCCAGACCGCAGTACACGCGCACGAGCGCCACGGCGTCGTCCTCCTCCCGGGACACAGGGCTTTCTCTGCCAGAGACTGATGCTCCCCGCTACGGGTCAGTCGCGCCAGTCCACGACGGCAGAGATCTTGCCGACAATGGTGCGCCAACCCAAACTTGCGGTTTGTGCCCCGATTTTCTTCAGGCGCCGCCGGCCCAGGAAACCACCGATTCCGCCGTTGACAGTGGCCCGCAGCGCCTCGTCCAGGTCGTCCAGGCTGGAGCCTGCGGAGAGCATGTCCAGCACGGCTGGTAGGCGCAGTGCGTACGCAACGTCACGGGCGATCTCGCCGGCCTCGATCAGGAGCGTGGGATCCCACGTGTCGTGGCCGCCGCGGAGGTTCTCCACCACCAGGTCGAGCTCGTACGTGTCCTCGTCCAGCGGGGCGATGTCGGCCGGTTCCACCCGTTCGGACAGTTCACTCCAACTGTCCAGTTGAGACAGGTCGTTGGGCGCACCGGATCGGATGAAACTGACCAGCGACTCCGGCGTCTTGAACAGCAGCAGCCGGCCCCGCTGGCTGAGGAAGACGGGCACCTCCTCGTCGCCGGCCGCCTCCTCGGCCTCCTCGTCTTCCTCCTCCTCGGCCTCGGCGCGCTGGCGGCCCTCCCGCCGCTCCTCCTCGTCCTCGGCGGACAGGGCGGCGAACTCCTCGTCGAGGATCACCACCTCCTCGTCCTCCTCGGCCTCGACGACCTGGCGACGGGCCAGGAACGGGTCCTCCTCGTCGCGCTCGGTGACGTCGGTCGGGGTCAGCTCCCGGGCCGGCCGGTACGCCCGGAGGGTGAGGCCGGTCCCGGCGGGCAGGGCGATCTCCACGGGGTCGATCCGCAGCTCGTCCCAGAGCGCGCGGGCGGCCGCGGAGCGGTCGGCGTCGACCTCGTCTGCGGCCGGCTCGGTGGTGTCGTCGAGCTCGGGCTCGTCGGCGTCGGGCCGTTGGGGCGACTGGCGGGCCACGCTGACCTCCGTGTGCTGTCGGGTTGCCCACCCGGCGACGCCTCGGCCGCCGAGTGACTCTGGGCACATACCCTAGTGGGCCACCCACCGGGGCCGGGACCGCACCCCGGTGGCGTCCCGTCCGGCGGACAAGTAGCGTTGCTACGCATGAAGGCCCAGGCGCTGCATGGACACCTGGACGCGCTGCTGCTGGCGGTGCTGGAGCAGGGCGCGCTGCACGGCTACGCGATCATCGAGGCGCTCCGGGCGCGCAGCGGCGGCACGCTGGACCTGCCCACCGGCACGATCTATCCGGCGCTCCGCAGGCTGGAGCGGGCCGGGTACGTCACCAGCTCGTGGAGCACGGTCAGCGGGCGGGAGCGGCGGACCTACCAGCTCACCGAGGCGGGCGGGCGCGCGCTGGCCGGCGAGCGGGCCGGCTGGCAGGAGTTCAGCGCCACCGTCGGCCGTTTCCTCGGCCCTGAGCAGCCACCCACCGCACCGGCCTGACCCTGCCCGGTGTCCCGCGCACATCGCACCCCCGCCCCACCCATCGCAAAGATCGTCTGCACTTCCCCGCCACGACACGCCGGCGAGACGCTCGGAGGAGTGCAGACGATCATGGGCCCAGCCCAGCCCAGCCCAGCCCAGCCAGCCCAGCCGGGCCGGGCCCGGCCGGGCCGGGCCGGGGGTCGGCGGTGCCGCCGGCGGGCTGGGTCAGCGAGTGGTGGCGAGCCAGGACCGGGCGGCGCGTCCCAGCGAGAAATAGGCAGCCCCCACCAACACCGCGCCGACGATCATCGGCGGCCAGGTCAGGGCGGCGTCCCAGAGCGCGACCGACCAGGCGAAGAGGGCGACCCCGGCGACCGAGCCAAGGGCGAGCGCGCCGGTCAGGCCCAGCCCCAGCACGCGCGCGGCGGTGGGCGCGCCGATCTCGCCTCGTCGCGCCGCCCGCGTCCCGAGCACCAGGCTGGCCAGGGCGAACCCGGCGACGGCCAGCCAGATCCAGTTCAGCGACGCGGAGAGCAGTAGGTAGATCGCGGGCGGCCGGGGGCCGTCGCTCCAACTCGACCCACGCCAGGTGAGGTCGCCTGCGGCGACCAGCGCCAAGGCCACCGCCAGGGCGCGCAGCGCCAGCCCGCGCAGGGCCGCGGCCGCCAACTCGGTCTGGTAGCCGGGGACGAGCTGGGCGGCGCTGCCGAACTCCGCCACCGCGCGCCGCTCCGCCTCCGCCGCCGGCAGCCCGCCCTCCCGGTACGCCTCGGCGGCGTCCAGCAGCGCGTGCCGCGCCTCGGTGAGCAGGTCCGCCTTGAGCCGGGCCGGCCCACGCAGGCGGCCGGCCAACTCGCTCAGGCGCTCCTCCACCAGCACGTCGTCGAACCCCCGCATGGCCCCACCCTGCCATCCGCGGCCGGGGCGACGCGTCCGGGAATATCCCCGAGAAACATTGCTCAGGGGGTCAGGGCCAGGTAGCCGCGCTCTGCCGCCTCCTGGAGCAGCCACTGCTCCCGGTACCAGCCGGGCTGGGCGACCAGCTCGGCGTGCCGACCGCGCTGCACCACCCGGCCGGCGTCGAGCACCACGATCTCGTCCAGCTCCGCCAGGCCGCTGAGCCGGTGGCTGATCAGCAGCACGGAGTGCCCGGTCGGGGTGGCGGCGAGCGCCGAGGCGAGCACCGCGTCCGCGGCCGCCGGGTCGAGCCCCTCGGTCGGCTCGTCCAGCACCAGCACCGGGGGCGCCGCCAGCAGCGCGCGGGCCAGCGCGAGCCGCTGCCGCTGGCCGCCGGAGAGCTGCCCGCCCTCCTCGCCGACCACGGTGTCCCAGCCCTCCGGCTGGGCGCGTACCCAGTCCAGCAGCCCCGCCGCGCGGGTCGCGGCGGCCAGCTCCTCCTCGTCCGCCTCGGGGCGGCCTAGCAGCAGGTTGTCCCGGACCGAG
Proteins encoded:
- a CDS encoding uridine kinase — protein: MATITRLARHGKADVPVYAIGADRRVASRPFDLAGSPLFVAEGIFAAEIVEECRRRGLLAGAYALRRPRGATFLRRLARDLAEQRKAPRVLIRRGLTLLLAEPAVLRRQTGLGAEAARAREVLRRVAALLAGHPQQQR
- a CDS encoding DUF742 domain-containing protein, whose amino-acid sequence is MADRDEPTGALVRPYAVTRGRTRPRLEIALEALVETTVRGRAAANGNGGQGREHQYIAALCDGRVQSLAEIAARMQLPLGVARVLIADMATDGLVAVHEPTILDDSDDAVGTELLERVLSGLRRL
- a CDS encoding adenosine deaminase, with the protein product MVAIRYEDIVKVPKALLHDHLDGGLRAATIVELAAEIGHELPTTDPEALGRWFVDAASSGSLERYLETFAHTVAVMQTAPALHRVAKECALDLAADGVVYAEVRFAPEQHLERDLTLDEVVEAVVAGFVEGSALAAEAGTPIRVGTLLTAMRHAARSQEIAELAVRHRDAGVVGFDIAGAEAGFPPTRHLDAFEYLQRENFHFTIHAGEAFGLPSIWQAIQWCGADRLGHGVRIVDDITPGPPPVLGRLAAYVRDKRIPLELCPSSNVQTGAAASIAEHPIGLLRDLRFRVTVNTDNRLMSGTSMSREMALLVEAFGYGWKELQWFTINAMKSAFIPFDERLAIIDEVIKPAYAKLVG
- a CDS encoding roadblock/LC7 domain-containing protein, with protein sequence MTTTQDLGWLLANFADRVPGVAHAVAVSADGLLLASSRDLPRDRADQLAAISSGLVSLTQGAARCFEGGAVLQTVVEMDNGFLFLMSISDGSSFAVLAARSCDVGQVGYEMALLVDRVGEALTPQPRTAVGMMG
- a CDS encoding GTP-binding protein, producing MSHRPPTPSGRVTSAKIVIAGGFGVGKTTLVGSVSEITPLTTEAIMTSAGVGVDDNRQVPGKTTTTVAMDFGRITIDRDLILYLFGTPGQTRFWFMWDELVRGAIGAIVLVDTRRLADCFAAIDFFEHRRLPYLVAINCFDGMQYHDPQDVRDALAISSDVPVVACDARNRESTKHVLISLVEYVLTMRRSRAVAPA
- a CDS encoding PadR family transcriptional regulator; the protein is MKAQALHGHLDALLLAVLEQGALHGYAIIEALRARSGGTLDLPTGTIYPALRRLERAGYVTSSWSTVSGRERRTYQLTEAGGRALAGERAGWQEFSATVGRFLGPEQPPTAPA
- a CDS encoding transposase, with the translated sequence MSREEDDAVALVRVYCGLASADPADRPASAGSTLTSAVVDDAGRLLHVCEVGDDPAGYAQLVALLVERSGGPSGAAIAADSDDHTVTSLLSAAGRPLAIADDDSVDDFAERFADDDSLEEMQSPPAERRAVGLARALQAGALSAVTLPAPRNLAGYKQVLAAHAALASGRHSAAVALREVLRELYPAALRAYPDPAEPVSLAVLDALPEPGMLSGGNGRGRGVPAAADTVAARLAAEGVAGADEINDAVTALRVAISETPLRAAVNQALTSAVAETVRQAVASVRACDAGCDSLVNALTARASTPAPGRRAAARRGEPVGELPGPNSSGAGLRAVRSAEPEPVGRRGRPEPVSGGPAPLPPRPLGPPPVAPAPVAPPPVAPAPVTPAAANGRPISAPPSRGEPITPPSNRPVSAPPPPPPGITPIAPAQRGTVPPAEAGEPFRPTLTTAAINSARAERQRSIIPPRPKTTTEKAPPTGGFSATDLSIPVPAPRPGQQSAPPGSRANWPLVNNSDDLADSPADAPPAYPYGDRGGRKVDAPTDPGAGRVTPPWLADDLPQEPPMLRLVEPPPLADRALRDNLNPPTDPGLDTPPLRLVEREEAPRNGRPVSRAELPMPAERRPAPKEHRPPPVSDEGDGDLLIFAAAKSAWFIGHDDSDLDWSTTADTGWQAAEQAARPSVGEATSAGLPKRVPQANLVPGSPLREERPLRIVRNAASIAENTTGYFRGWRRGQEIGGFAVGGRPGRESAGGWDFSRDTGDRDDDREYEYRSAGYRS
- a CDS encoding DNA primase, with protein sequence MCPESLGGRGVAGWATRQHTEVSVARQSPQRPDADEPELDDTTEPAADEVDADRSAAARALWDELRIDPVEIALPAGTGLTLRAYRPARELTPTDVTERDEEDPFLARRQVVEAEEDEEVVILDEEFAALSAEDEEERREGRQRAEAEEEEDEEAEEAAGDEEVPVFLSQRGRLLLFKTPESLVSFIRSGAPNDLSQLDSWSELSERVEPADIAPLDEDTYELDLVVENLRGGHDTWDPTLLIEAGEIARDVAYALRLPAVLDMLSAGSSLDDLDEALRATVNGGIGGFLGRRRLKKIGAQTASLGWRTIVGKISAVVDWRD
- a CDS encoding sensor histidine kinase; the encoded protein is MSKRPKTAGSSLSWLRRPASRLRDMPIWSKLGLIMIVPTIATVVVGSTGLVDHLQTLNNANRAGNLANLIGYSGDLVDRLQDERTAAVLLLSADTSQVKKRYTEAYDQVNQEADKAKDRYLQQRVELDNLPATLQKLLDGIDQNLTDLPGTRSQVFNGKIATSRATDVYEGLISDLLAVRDSSTQLAGDSDLSDRMRAAAAIARTKEFLSERRVVVHRAFDFGQLSPSLRQDYIASVTAEQQAQEAFTAIANRSEAEFYQQTVAGGDLREVLSYQGQINSNETGELTTLSFGPDQWDTAMVGNAKLIRTVESKLDGDVVKQADKLRSNVQRQVFLETGLLLSMLLLAILFAYLVARSMARSLRDLRQGALSVAQYGLPQAVARLRDPQVTGQLSPVQLANQIAEPLPVRSKDEFGQVTEAFNAVHLEAVRTAAEQAALRASVATMFVNLARRSQILVDRLIGHLDRLERGEEDPDRLAELFQLDHLATRMRRNDENLLVLAGADSTRVQREPAALIDVLRAAQSEVEHYTRIEFGVIDRDIEVAAHAVNDLVHLVAELFDNATAFSPPDSHVTVEARRVGDRASLYVEDRGIGISGEQLRELNERLATPPQVDVAVSRMMGLVVVARLAARHGVKAELRPGADRGTVADVTLPPSVLVPRALAGRVQQAPALPAATTGQQHAGPAPAFGALAALGQGPATPPAPRPGESGNQVTLGGRPFDPEPRNGAGTPASAGTMRSMPAWSDLTGASGVNGGDSFTPRSSNGQPIDPLPQRRAPGVGDPASTGQQPPVPRQLPSSPEARPYNPPPMSAPPLPPVSGVPVSSSPVSGYPVSAAPISGHPMSAAPAPGQPVSAPPTGQTPPYPAPPAPAPSAGAPPVWPPVAAPDREAATPPVPERFAAALDMTSELPRVARTDTPAATPPAVSRPPAAAATPPAGSRPPAPAANRPPQQAANRQRYADETMELPIFRELESAWFRTRRPGPEEAAATQAGAASGAATQQFARVDAAGRAVQQTPPGTTGNAPMAHTPTAGGAPRDNGPTTNGGGHPGYAEALPNRRPTQQPTGGWQTAADDGWRAASAATEVPVAETTQKGLPKRTPMAQLVPGGVEKPTTSVQRRTPEAVRGLLSAYHRGVQRGRNQPTDSNSTGSEATPGGQQSSQSGSGPVAGSGQKEQQG